The uncultured Methanomethylovorans sp. genome contains a region encoding:
- a CDS encoding cobyric acid synthase, with the protein MTDKSTKKLLVLGTASDVGKSIMVTGLCKILSEKYRVAPFKAQNMSLNSWITKDGKEIGIAQAVQAKAAGVDPTADMNPVLLKPKGDRTSQVIILGEPFADKSAGNYYDSISETMEVVKGALDRLGEKYELIVMEGAGGAAEINLYDRDIVNVGTARLTQAPIILVGNIESGGVFASLYGTVALLPEDIRGNIKGFVINKFRGDPAILEPGLRQLEEMTGIPVLGVLPYYKLNIPSEDSMAIISKSRNTSSGCLNDVDIAVIRLPRISNFTDFEPLERLAKVRYVELHEDLGTPDCIIIPGTKNTISDLLDLKTSGMDKQIQKMYGKVPIFGICGGYQMLGKTLHDSGIENGREADYEGLGLLEVETAFGEYKKTTTQVKKKVVAEGPIFRHIKGEEVWGYEIHMGKTETPRTVFGDDGSIDEGGIVIGTYLHGLFENSNVRTALMIYLAEKKGVEFHPEVATTEEEAYKELADIVRSCLDMDKIYEMIGES; encoded by the coding sequence ATGACTGACAAAAGTACTAAAAAATTACTGGTACTGGGGACTGCCTCGGATGTAGGCAAAAGCATAATGGTCACAGGCCTTTGCAAGATCCTTTCAGAAAAATACCGAGTGGCTCCGTTCAAGGCTCAGAATATGAGTCTCAATTCCTGGATCACTAAAGATGGTAAGGAAATAGGCATAGCACAGGCGGTGCAGGCCAAGGCAGCAGGTGTTGATCCTACTGCTGATATGAATCCTGTACTTCTGAAACCCAAAGGTGACAGGACTTCACAGGTCATCATACTGGGTGAGCCATTTGCTGATAAATCGGCAGGCAACTACTACGATTCGATCTCGGAGACCATGGAAGTGGTAAAGGGGGCTCTGGACAGGCTTGGTGAGAAATACGAGCTCATTGTCATGGAAGGAGCAGGCGGAGCTGCGGAAATTAATCTCTATGATCGGGATATCGTGAATGTAGGCACAGCAAGGCTTACGCAGGCGCCCATCATTCTGGTAGGCAACATCGAATCTGGTGGTGTCTTTGCAAGCCTCTATGGCACAGTTGCACTGTTGCCCGAGGATATACGCGGCAACATAAAGGGTTTCGTTATCAACAAGTTCAGGGGAGATCCGGCCATCTTGGAGCCAGGGTTGAGGCAACTGGAGGAGATGACTGGCATCCCTGTATTGGGTGTATTGCCCTATTACAAACTCAATATCCCATCTGAGGATTCCATGGCCATCATCTCGAAAAGCAGGAATACTTCTTCAGGCTGCCTGAACGATGTGGACATTGCAGTAATCAGGCTGCCACGTATATCCAACTTCACCGATTTTGAACCTCTGGAGCGCCTGGCAAAGGTGAGGTATGTCGAACTGCATGAAGACCTTGGAACTCCTGACTGTATTATTATCCCGGGTACCAAGAATACTATCAGTGATCTTTTGGACCTAAAGACAAGTGGAATGGATAAGCAGATCCAGAAAATGTATGGTAAGGTGCCAATTTTTGGAATATGCGGCGGTTACCAGATGCTAGGCAAGACCTTACATGATTCTGGTATAGAAAACGGCCGGGAGGCAGATTATGAGGGTCTGGGGCTTCTTGAAGTGGAAACAGCTTTCGGCGAGTACAAGAAGACTACTACACAGGTAAAAAAGAAAGTCGTTGCCGAGGGACCTATATTCCGTCATATCAAGGGTGAGGAAGTGTGGGGATACGAGATTCACATGGGTAAGACGGAGACCCCAAGGACTGTCTTTGGTGATGATGGCAGCATCGACGAGGGTGGGATTGTCATAGGTACATACCTCCATGGTCTGTTTGAGAACAGCAATGTAAGAACTGCCCTGATGATTTATCTGGCTGAAAAGAAGGGTGTGGAGTTCCATCCCGAAGTGGCGACCACCGAAGAAGAAGCATACAAGGAGCTTGCCGACATCGTACGCAGTTGTCTGGACATGGATAAGATATATGAGAT